GCTGTGTGTGGCAAAACCTGTTTAATGGTATCCAGAGTTTATTCTGaactatttgctttttttctcctcagaaaTTGCCTCAGACGGTCTGAAGGGACGTGTGTTCGAGGTGAGCCTTGCTGACCTGCAAAACGACGAGGTCGCCTTCCGCAAGTTCAAGCTCATCACCGAAGATGTTCAGGGCAAAAACTGCCTCACCAACTTCCACGGCATGGACCTGACCCGGGACAAGATGTGCTCCATGGTTAAGAAGTGGCAGGTAATGTTTTAGAGATGCATTGCTTCAACTTTTACTGATGAAGCTTTTGGTACTTTATGCTGGTTTCCTAAGGTTTTAGTTAGATTAAGTTAGAAATATTTGTCTCAGTGGAAGATGagagtttattttgtttcctcACTTTACAGCTGAACTTTCGAAGGATGaattttatactatttttttgtatattcaGTTTCATTTTGACCATTACCCCAGAGGTCATCACAGGTTAAGACTGTGCCTTACCTTTAAACAAGCTGATTTGgtgtttagtttttgtcaatttttgaaGAATTCTCTGTACTCTTGTTCTCTGTTTTGTCACATGTGGtcatttttccccaaaactgtGTAATGCTGACATATATAGTGACATTATTAATCAACCTACAGCttcattcatatattttgttcttattgaAGAATATATGATTTGTAAATGGATAAAGCTAAACACAtgctttttaattcaagaattcttcattttaagaaaatatccTGAACATaagtttttgtatttacatGTTGCACCTCCATAAAACAGTTGATTTGTGACCTCTTCCAGTTTGTTCAAAAGAGAAAAccgtttttaactaaatatgaCGGAGAGCATTTCAAAGCAAAATCTTCTGGACTGCTTTACTTGTGCATTAGTGTCACTGCTTGCAGTTAGGATTATAGCctgtttttaaatgcaacaaggAATACTGTCAATTTAGCAAAACTTTAAGGCTACTCATGCTGGAAATTTGttcagtttaaacaaaattaatcatccttttgttttttaaattcagaccATGATTGAAGCCCACGTGGATGTGAAGACCACCGATGGATACCTGCTGCGCCTGTTCTGTGTTGGTTTCACAAAGAAGCGCAACAACCAGGTCAGAAAGACCTCGTACGCCCAGCACCAGCAGGTCCGTCAGATCCGCAAGAAGATGATGGAGATCATGACCCGTGAGGTTCAAACGAACGACCTGAAGGAAGTGGTCAACAAGCTGTAAGTTAACTGCACTTCTCTGTGGAAATCATTTTCTGTATGCGTTTTCCTTTTAATTAATCTGTTGTCTTGGATGTTGTACTTCAGGATCCCTGACAGCGTCGGCAAGGACATCGAAAAGGCTTGCCAGTCCATCTACCCTCTACATGACGTCTACGTCCGCAAGGTCAAAATGCTGAAGAAGCCCAAGTTTGAGTGTAAGTAATTCAGAGGGTCTGCATGGGGTAAAAATGTTGCTTCACCAACCACAAATGCACAATATAATGAAAGAAGTCcactaaaattacttttatttaaaagaacacaGCTAAgcaatttgaatatttttactgTGTAATGAGAAGGTAGATTTTCTGCAATCGATTTGGTTCTAAATACTAGAGTTATGTGCATGTAAATAAATGgaatatcaggattttttttttgtagttgtgcAGTCCAACTACTCCTTCGGGAACGTGTGATGACAAACTGTTTCGGTCCCATATGACTGCCTGATTACTTTACATTGAGATCACCTGATGTTCCCTTGTGTGGCAGTGTGTCATTCATTGAATGACGTGTGATTTCAGACTTCATTCCAGCTAAAGTGTTCTTTTGTTTGTATCTTAACACAGTGGGCAAACTGATGGAGCTCCATGGAGAGGGTGGTGCAGGCGGTGCTGCAAAGGCATCTGGTGATGACACTGGAGCCAAGGTGGAGAGGGCTGATGGCTATGAGCCCCCCATCCAGGAGACTGTCTA
The window above is part of the Oryzias melastigma strain HK-1 unplaced genomic scaffold, ASM292280v2 sc00795, whole genome shotgun sequence genome. Proteins encoded here:
- the LOC112139310 gene encoding 40S ribosomal protein S3a, whose translation is IASDGLKGRVFEVSLADLQNDEVAFRKFKLITEDVQGKNCLTNFHGMDLTRDKMCSMVKKWQTMIEAHVDVKTTDGYLLRLFCVGFTKKRNNQVRKTSYAQHQQVRQIRKKMMEIMTREVQTNDLKEVVNKLIPDSVGKDIEKACQSIYPLHDVYVRKVKMLKKPKFELGKLMELHGEGGAGGAAKASGDDTGAKVERADGYEPPIQETV